The following are from one region of the Penaeus monodon isolate SGIC_2016 chromosome 19, NSTDA_Pmon_1, whole genome shotgun sequence genome:
- the LOC119585378 gene encoding metabotropic glutamate receptor 8-like, whose translation MVEIVKKLGWSYISIIYEESNYGIKAFEELEDLLAANAICIAVKEKLVKDSGVAEEVAYDLIVQRLLQKQRARGVIIFGSDQEVAGVMRAVRRNNATGSFSWIGSDGWSARSLVSSGNEPEVEGTLSVQPQANPVRGFDEYFLALTVERNKRNPWFVEYWEHQFRCRYPNASRTPYNDAYNKPCTGRERLTAQNTEFESSTITLGDMHKDLCGGQWGLCAEMTPVDGEQLLNYLRKVAFLGLSKDDFKFDSQGDGPARYNIIHFKQTSKFRYSWVTVGHYVEGELMLNMSALQFKLEEPSPPASVCSLPCLTGQAKKYVEGESCCWHCFNCSTYQIVNPYDETQCLTCDWGTLPSPDHLRCNPIPEVYIQTDSWWAIGAMLFSSLGVVLTGVVVWVFVSHNDTPVVRASGRELSYVLLSGVFLCYAVTFVFVLKPTAVVCGCQRFGLGFCFAVVYSALLTKTNRISRIFNAGKRTAKRPSFITPKSQLCICFSIANTLSPNDGPMPPTLPQVMITAVWGVVSPPRAIHHYLVREDNFLVCAASINASYMIAFAYPIGLIVVCTVYAVLTRKIPEAFNESKHIGFTMYTTCIIWLAFVPIYFSTANNVELYIILLHPERNVRQSMMPAAKYSAIKTNLSTSSQRVDSFIFPVDYELHEKLRTMGCGPSLRTSSATQTTPITQRLAKCWITTIRTQGNKNISEAYNSNLIPLMPQPVVPKDTSHTCH comes from the exons ATGGTTGAGATCGTCAAGAAACTGGGATGGTCTTATATCTCGATCATCTACGAGGAATCCAACTACGGCATAAAG GCCTTCGAGGAGCTGGAGGACCTCCTTGCAGCCAACGCCATCTGCATCGCCGTCAAGGAGAAGCTCGTGAAGGACTCGGGCGTGGCGGAGGAAGTCGCCTACGACCTGATTGTGCAGCGCCTCCTTCAGAAGCAGCGCGCCCGGG gcgTCATCATCTTCGGCTCGGACCAGGAAGTCGCGGGCGTCATGAGAGCCGTCAGGAGGAACAACGCCACAGGAAGCTTCTCGTGGATCGGGTCCGACGGCTGGTCCGCGCGCTCTCTCGTGTCCTCAG GTAACGAGCCCGAGGTCGAAGGAACCCTCTCGGTGCAGCCCCAGGCCAACCCCGTGCGAGGTTTCGATGAATACTTCCTGGCGCTGACGGTGGAGAGGAACAAGAGGAACCCCTGGTTTGTCG AGTACTGGGAGCACCAATTTCGATGCAGATATCCCAATGCCTCACGAACGCCTTACAACGACGCCTACAATAAACCGTGCACGGGGAGGGAGAGGCTCACTGCGCAGAATACGGAATTCGAG AGTAGCACTATCACGCTTGG GGATATGCATAAGGACCTGTGTGGTGGGCAGTGGGGCCTATGTGCTGAGATGACACCCGTCGATGGTGAACAACTACTGAATTACTTGAGGAAGGTGGCTTTCCTAG GACttagtaaagatgactttaagTTCGACAGCCAGGGTGATGGTCCTGCTCGCTACAACATTATCCATTTCAAGCAGACAAGCAAGTTTCGCTACAGCTGGGTCACCGTCGGTCATTATGTTGAAGGGGAGCTTATGCTGAATATGTCAG CCCTTCAGTTCAAGTTGGAGGAACCGTCGCCCCCCGCCAGTGTGTGCTCTCTGCCCTGCCTCACGGGTCAGGCCAAGAAGTACGTGGAGGGCGAGTCGTGCTGCTGGCATTGCTTCAACTGCTCCACCTACCAG ATAGTGAACCCCTATGACGAGACGCAGTGCCTCACGTGTGACTGGGGGACGCTGCCCTCGCCTGACCACCTCAGGTGCAACCCCATACCCGAG GTGTACATCCAGACGGACTCCTGGTGGGCGATCGGGGCCATGCTCTTCTCCTCCCTGGGCGTGGTGCTCACGggcgtggtggtgtgggtgttcgTGAGCCACAACGACACGCCCGTGGTGAGGGCGTCTGGGCGGGAGCTGTCGTACGTGTTGTTGTCTGGAGTCTTCCTGTGTTACGCCGTTACGTTTGTTTTCGTTCTTAAG CCTACAGCGGTGGTGTGCGGATGCCAACGGTTTGGCCTTGGCTTCTGCTTCGCCGTCGTGTATAGCGCCCTGCTCACGAAGACCAACCGAATCTCCAGGATCTTCAACGCAGGGAAACGAACAGCCAAGAGACCTTCCTTCATTACGCCTAAATCGCAGCTGTGTATCTGTTTTT caatagcaaacACACTGAGTCCTAATGACGGTCCCATGCCGCCCACACTCCCCCAGGTGATGATCACAGCGGTCTGGGGCGTCGTGAGTCCCCCCCGGGCGATCCATCATTATTTAGTGAGGGAGGATAATTTCTTGGTGTGCGCGGCTTCAATCAACGCGTCTTATATGATCGCTTTTGCTTATCCTATAG gACTGATTGTTGTGTGCACGGTATACGCTGTTCTCACCCGCAAGATTCCCGAGGCGTTTAACGAAAGTAAACACATCGGCTTCACCATGTACACTACCTGTATCATCTGGCTTGCCTTTGTGCCCATCTACTTCTCCACGGCTAATAATGTCGAG CTCTACATCATCCTCCTGCACCCGGAGAGGAACGTCCGTCAGAGCATGATGCCGGCAGCCAAGTACTCCGCCATCAAGACTAATCTCTCTACGTCCTCGCAAAGAGTCGACTCCT TCATCTTCCCCGTGGACTACGAGCTCCACGAGAAGCTGCGGACGATGGGCTGCGGACCGTCGCTGAGGACGAGCAGCGCGACGCAGAC